In one Polynucleobacter sp. JS-JIR-5-A7 genomic region, the following are encoded:
- the chrA gene encoding chromate efflux transporter, whose translation MSSSVSLGEALKFWAKLGFISFGGPAGQIAVLHQELVEKRRWISERRFLHALNYCMVLPGPEAQQLVTYIGWLMHRSWGGILAGTLFVLPSLLILIGLSWVYLTYGQVPWIAAIFFGIKPAVTAIVLHAAVRIGKRTIHNQALQWIALGSFLAIFILNLSFPIIVLLAAAIGYWGGKRYPEYFQQSGHNNKAVKSYGKAIIDDDTPTPAHAQFHYQKTLVHSAIAFACWILPMSVLIAIFDWKTLFPNLAWFFTKAAFLTFGGAYAVLPYVYQGAVDQFHWLSANQMIDGLALGETTPGPLIMVVAFVGYLAGHIQYLIGNSSPFWFGALGAVVATWFTFLPSFFFILVGGPLVESTHGKMSFTAPLTAITAAVVGVIVNLGLFFAYHVFLPHGLGGAISWISMLICGLAAIALFKFQKGVMTVLGGSALAGLLIHFSAILIH comes from the coding sequence TTGAGTAGTTCGGTTTCATTAGGCGAAGCCCTCAAATTCTGGGCTAAGTTAGGCTTTATTAGTTTTGGAGGGCCCGCAGGACAAATCGCTGTCCTACATCAAGAGTTAGTAGAGAAACGTCGCTGGATTTCTGAGCGGCGCTTTTTACATGCGCTGAATTATTGCATGGTCTTACCTGGCCCCGAAGCCCAGCAACTAGTTACCTATATTGGGTGGTTAATGCATCGTAGTTGGGGCGGCATTCTGGCTGGCACCCTATTTGTATTGCCCTCACTATTGATTTTGATTGGTCTGTCTTGGGTATATCTCACCTATGGACAAGTGCCTTGGATCGCTGCGATTTTCTTTGGCATCAAACCGGCGGTCACTGCTATTGTTTTGCATGCAGCAGTGCGTATTGGCAAACGTACGATTCACAATCAAGCGTTGCAATGGATTGCATTGGGTTCATTCTTAGCAATCTTTATTTTGAACTTATCGTTCCCTATCATTGTTTTGCTTGCTGCCGCTATTGGTTACTGGGGCGGCAAGCGTTACCCAGAATACTTTCAGCAAAGCGGTCATAACAACAAAGCAGTGAAAAGCTACGGCAAGGCCATCATTGATGATGACACCCCTACCCCAGCGCATGCTCAATTTCATTATCAAAAAACTTTAGTTCATAGCGCCATTGCCTTTGCTTGCTGGATACTTCCGATGAGCGTCTTAATAGCTATCTTTGATTGGAAAACGCTCTTTCCCAATCTTGCTTGGTTCTTTACAAAGGCAGCCTTTCTGACTTTTGGTGGCGCTTATGCCGTGTTGCCATATGTCTACCAAGGTGCAGTAGATCAATTTCATTGGTTAAGTGCCAACCAAATGATTGATGGTTTGGCTCTTGGTGAAACGACGCCGGGACCACTGATCATGGTCGTTGCTTTTGTTGGTTACCTCGCTGGACATATTCAGTACCTCATTGGCAATAGCAGTCCATTTTGGTTTGGTGCATTAGGGGCAGTTGTGGCTACTTGGTTTACCTTCTTGCCATCCTTCTTCTTCATCTTGGTTGGTGGACCCTTGGTGGAATCAACCCATGGCAAGATGAGCTTTACAGCACCTCTCACGGCGATTACAGCAGCAGTGGTTGGCGTGATCGTCAATCTTGGTCTCTTTTTTGCTTATCACGTATTTTTACCCCATGGTCTAGGTGGCGCCATTTCCTGGATCTCTATGCTAATTTGTGGCTTGGCAGCGATAGCCCTGTTTAAATTCCAAAAAGGGGTGATGACCGTATTGGGTGGCTCGGCCTTAGCGGGCCTTTTGATCCACTTTTCCGCTATTTTGATCCACTAA
- a CDS encoding exo-alpha-sialidase, which produces MSRVIALCFLLLAAVIGFLHIDSRPAWAPFSGNEVIAQEADETNQAQPEGKVTAKTKVPSQPSIASPRTDWLPDTGAPSVHAASLIALKDGAIRAFWFAGSREGAPDVVINTAVFDPKTNAWAAPTVVIDRVGAEKGLSRYIAKLGNPVPARLPDGRLQLFFVTVSIGGWAGSSISTMLSDDDGLTWGRPQRLITSPFINLSTLVKSPAVQMTDGRLGLPAYHEWIGRFGEFLRLDTTQVIDKRRMSSGRSAIQPAVFVNEAQDATAYFRQTRSAGQAKRIPVSLTRNAGQSWQSATDLEIENPNSAVAGLTLKNGAHLLVLNNIEAGRYRLVLMMSNPKSGQWQVVEVLENDEALPDQERKEFSYPYLISASGSDAHLVYTWDRKKIRHLYFSSAWLERAYSQLQVQSNAGSSIEVKEAQ; this is translated from the coding sequence ATGAGTCGTGTGATCGCCCTTTGTTTTTTGTTGCTAGCTGCTGTCATTGGATTTCTCCATATTGATAGTCGCCCTGCTTGGGCGCCATTTTCAGGAAATGAAGTGATTGCACAAGAAGCAGATGAAACAAATCAAGCGCAGCCAGAAGGTAAAGTAACCGCCAAGACAAAAGTACCTTCACAACCTTCTATCGCTAGCCCGCGTACTGATTGGCTGCCCGATACCGGTGCACCGTCTGTGCATGCTGCTTCACTGATTGCATTAAAAGATGGTGCTATCAGAGCGTTTTGGTTTGCAGGTAGCCGCGAAGGCGCTCCTGATGTGGTGATTAATACAGCCGTATTCGATCCCAAAACAAACGCTTGGGCGGCGCCTACAGTGGTGATCGATCGAGTGGGTGCCGAAAAAGGCTTATCACGCTATATCGCCAAATTAGGCAACCCCGTTCCTGCGCGTTTGCCAGATGGCCGCTTGCAATTATTTTTTGTGACGGTCTCGATTGGGGGCTGGGCTGGAAGTTCAATCTCTACCATGTTGTCGGATGATGATGGTTTGACTTGGGGTCGTCCTCAACGTTTAATCACTTCTCCATTCATTAATCTAAGCACCTTAGTGAAGTCGCCTGCAGTGCAAATGACCGATGGACGCTTGGGACTGCCGGCTTATCATGAATGGATCGGCCGCTTTGGTGAGTTTTTGAGGTTAGATACAACTCAAGTCATTGATAAGCGGCGTATGAGTTCGGGTCGTAGCGCAATTCAGCCGGCTGTGTTTGTGAATGAAGCCCAAGATGCTACTGCATATTTCAGACAAACTAGAAGCGCTGGGCAAGCAAAGCGCATTCCGGTGAGTCTCACGCGAAATGCGGGCCAATCATGGCAATCTGCTACCGATCTGGAAATTGAGAATCCTAATTCTGCGGTAGCCGGATTAACTCTGAAGAACGGCGCCCATCTATTAGTGCTGAATAATATTGAGGCAGGGCGCTATCGCTTGGTATTGATGATGAGCAATCCCAAGTCGGGACAATGGCAAGTTGTTGAGGTGCTAGAAAATGATGAAGCGTTACCAGACCAAGAGCGCAAAGAGTTTTCTTATCCCTACCTAATTAGCGCCAGTGGTAGCGATGCGCACTTAGTCTATACCTGGGACCGTAAAAAGATTCGGCATCTGTATTTCTCCAGCGCATGGCTTGAGCGTGCTTATAGTCAGTTGCAGGTGCAGAGCAATGCGGGATCGAGTATCGAAGTGAAGGAGGCACAATAA
- a CDS encoding MmgE/PrpD family protein — translation MSNEHLSRELASFASNLKIADIPNDVISRAEDLLVDWFGSAIAGKGSRPVETLTQFAQNMGGFDATHTGPSEILINRKTSSPFLAAMANAAASHVAEQDDVHNGSVFHPATVVFPPALACAQAIGASGEDMLVAAVAGYEVGIRVGEFLGRSHYKVFHTTGTAGTLAAAATVGRLLQLNPEKMLNAFGSAGTQSAGLWEFLRDAADSKQLHTAHAAATGLMSAYIAQAGFTGAQHILEGKQGLAAGMSSDADPSKLVDRLGSRWTLAETSFKYHASCRHTHPAADALLQVMLANKLKPSDIAKVETLVHQGAIDVLGPVTDPATVHQSKFSMGTVLALIAHYQFAGLQEFDEHFHDEAICLFRDRVTMTLDPEVDSAYPQRWIGKVKVHLNNGQVLDGRVDEPKGDPGNTLSRAEITDKAMRLAAFSGGAHPTEMSKAIDLLWNIRKQAKMGSLLPNN, via the coding sequence ATGAGTAATGAACATTTATCTCGTGAATTAGCAAGCTTTGCTAGCAATCTAAAAATTGCTGATATTCCTAACGATGTGATTAGTCGCGCAGAGGATCTTTTAGTAGACTGGTTTGGATCTGCAATTGCGGGTAAGGGTTCGCGCCCTGTAGAAACGCTTACCCAGTTCGCCCAAAATATGGGTGGTTTTGATGCTACTCATACTGGCCCTTCTGAAATCCTGATCAATCGTAAAACCTCGAGCCCATTCTTAGCAGCGATGGCGAATGCTGCGGCCTCACATGTAGCAGAGCAAGATGATGTTCACAATGGCTCAGTCTTTCATCCGGCTACCGTAGTTTTTCCTCCAGCCTTAGCCTGTGCGCAAGCGATTGGGGCCTCTGGTGAAGATATGCTGGTTGCCGCAGTAGCAGGATATGAAGTAGGCATTCGGGTTGGAGAATTTTTAGGCCGCTCACACTACAAAGTTTTTCACACTACAGGTACTGCAGGTACGCTTGCAGCAGCTGCTACTGTCGGTCGTTTACTCCAACTCAACCCTGAAAAAATGCTTAATGCTTTTGGTTCTGCAGGCACTCAATCGGCAGGTCTTTGGGAATTTTTACGCGATGCCGCAGACTCTAAGCAATTGCACACGGCACACGCTGCCGCCACTGGCTTAATGTCGGCCTATATTGCACAAGCTGGTTTTACTGGCGCACAGCATATCCTAGAAGGCAAGCAAGGTTTAGCCGCTGGCATGTCTAGCGATGCAGACCCTAGTAAATTAGTGGACCGCTTAGGTAGTCGTTGGACTTTAGCAGAAACGAGTTTTAAATATCATGCCTCTTGTCGCCATACCCATCCTGCTGCTGATGCTCTTCTGCAAGTCATGCTTGCCAACAAACTCAAACCTAGTGATATCGCTAAAGTGGAAACTTTAGTACACCAAGGTGCAATTGATGTCTTGGGTCCAGTGACCGATCCTGCAACAGTGCATCAATCAAAGTTTTCTATGGGCACTGTATTAGCACTCATTGCACACTATCAGTTTGCTGGCTTACAAGAATTCGATGAACACTTCCATGATGAAGCGATTTGCTTGTTTAGAGATCGCGTCACGATGACGCTCGATCCCGAAGTGGATAGCGCTTATCCCCAACGTTGGATTGGCAAAGTCAAAGTCCACTTAAATAATGGTCAAGTTCTTGATGGTCGCGTTGATGAACCCAAGGGCGATCCTGGCAATACCCTTTCACGCGCTGAAATCACCGATAAGGCAATGCGCTTAGCTGCCTTTAGTGGTGGAGCTCATCCAACTGAGATGAGTAAAGCGATTGATCTCTTGTGGAATATCCGCAAACAGGCCAAGATGGGTTCTTTACTTCCTAACAATTAA
- a CDS encoding MaoC family dehydratase N-terminal domain-containing protein, giving the protein MRIEHQTITHLQEWLGKTESLSDTVTAAPVRALSATLDRPDPEPSKGSFLPELWHWLYFLPHARQSEIGPDGHPKRGGFLPPVPLPRRMWAGSRIQWLEPISVGDEIQRISKIESVTHKAGRTGDLIFVLVKHEVSNQQGLAIIEEHDIVYRDAPGPDDKPVAPTPAPTDAKWSKTITPDDVLLFRYSALTFNGHRIHYDRQYVTEVEGYPGLIVHGPLIATLLVDLVRQSIPGCKLKSFEFRAIRPTFDINLFKVSAKPDLEKDPSGKTLAIWAQDHEGWLTMQATAVLK; this is encoded by the coding sequence ATGCGAATCGAACATCAAACCATCACCCATCTTCAAGAGTGGCTCGGTAAAACGGAGTCTCTCTCTGACACCGTCACTGCCGCGCCAGTGCGCGCTTTATCAGCAACCCTAGACAGGCCTGATCCCGAACCCAGTAAGGGCAGTTTCCTACCTGAACTATGGCATTGGCTCTATTTTTTACCTCATGCACGACAGTCTGAAATTGGTCCTGATGGCCACCCCAAGCGTGGCGGCTTCTTACCACCCGTTCCTCTGCCACGTCGGATGTGGGCTGGTAGTCGTATTCAATGGCTAGAGCCTATTAGCGTCGGTGATGAGATTCAGCGCATTTCGAAAATTGAATCCGTTACCCATAAAGCAGGTCGCACTGGTGATTTAATTTTTGTTTTGGTGAAACATGAAGTCTCAAATCAACAAGGCTTAGCCATCATTGAAGAACATGACATCGTCTATCGTGATGCGCCTGGTCCTGATGACAAACCGGTGGCACCAACACCAGCGCCTACCGATGCCAAGTGGAGCAAAACGATTACTCCCGATGATGTTCTCTTATTTCGTTACTCAGCATTAACTTTTAATGGGCACCGTATTCATTACGACCGTCAATACGTTACTGAAGTGGAAGGCTATCCAGGCTTGATCGTTCATGGCCCGTTGATTGCGACACTCTTGGTTGATCTTGTGCGTCAGAGTATTCCTGGTTGCAAGTTAAAGAGCTTTGAGTTCCGCGCGATACGCCCTACCTTTGATATCAATCTCTTTAAAGTTAGCGCTAAGCCTGATCTAGAAAAAGATCCTTCTGGCAAAACACTTGCAATATGGGCGCAAGACCACGAAGGCTGGCTCACGATGCAAGCTACCGCTGTTCTTAAGTAA
- a CDS encoding NAD(P)/FAD-dependent oxidoreductase, producing the protein MDRRHFIGHSAATLGLLAGFSGQARANLQKAEILVIGGGYGGATAAKYLRLFSNNTAKVTLIEPNASFVSCPLSNLVIGGSRKLAELTSPYDNLSKRHGIKIIQDSVASIDPDKKTAKLVSGKTLPYDKVIVSPGVSLMMNSIEGLAQANKAGVTLQAWKAGAETVALHKQLASMRDGGTYALSIPEAPYRCPPGPYERACQVASYFKQNKPKSKVLILDANQDVTSKGALFKKVWAEQYAGMIEYLPKHNVTAVDAKTKTIKFEIQDDLKADVLNLLPAMSAGDIAVKTGLANSNGRWVNVNFINFESTAQKDIHVLGDSIQVAFAMPKSGHMANQHAKVAAAAIVAELSGWEMNPAPVLTNTCYSFVNAKEVVHVASVHQYITAEKTFKPVPGSGGVSPGPTTLEGVYAWGWAHNIWADTLG; encoded by the coding sequence ATGGATCGTCGTCACTTTATTGGCCACAGTGCAGCAACACTGGGATTACTTGCTGGCTTCTCTGGTCAAGCACGCGCAAACTTACAAAAAGCAGAAATCCTCGTTATTGGTGGCGGCTATGGTGGTGCTACCGCCGCTAAGTATCTGCGCCTCTTTTCAAACAACACCGCTAAGGTAACCTTAATTGAGCCCAATGCTTCGTTTGTTTCTTGCCCACTCTCGAATTTAGTGATTGGCGGCTCACGTAAGCTAGCAGAGCTTACTAGTCCATATGACAATTTGAGCAAACGTCATGGCATCAAGATTATTCAGGACAGCGTGGCGAGTATCGACCCAGATAAGAAGACTGCGAAGCTTGTATCCGGAAAAACACTTCCTTATGACAAAGTCATTGTTTCGCCCGGTGTTTCCTTAATGATGAATAGCATTGAAGGGCTTGCGCAAGCCAACAAAGCGGGCGTCACCCTCCAAGCATGGAAGGCTGGAGCTGAGACTGTTGCACTCCATAAACAACTCGCCTCCATGCGCGATGGTGGGACTTATGCCCTGAGCATTCCAGAAGCCCCTTATCGTTGCCCTCCTGGTCCTTATGAACGCGCCTGCCAAGTAGCGAGCTACTTCAAACAGAACAAGCCAAAGTCAAAGGTGCTCATCCTCGACGCTAATCAAGATGTCACTTCTAAGGGTGCCTTATTTAAGAAGGTATGGGCTGAACAATACGCCGGCATGATCGAGTATCTGCCAAAACATAATGTGACTGCTGTAGATGCTAAAACTAAAACGATTAAGTTTGAAATACAAGATGATCTCAAAGCGGATGTTTTGAACTTATTGCCAGCCATGAGCGCTGGTGACATCGCTGTCAAAACTGGACTTGCGAATTCGAATGGACGCTGGGTGAATGTGAACTTCATCAATTTTGAATCGACTGCTCAAAAAGATATCCACGTATTGGGCGATTCGATTCAAGTGGCCTTTGCTATGCCTAAATCCGGACACATGGCTAACCAGCACGCTAAAGTTGCAGCCGCAGCCATTGTGGCCGAACTCAGCGGCTGGGAAATGAATCCCGCCCCTGTGTTGACCAATACTTGCTACAGCTTTGTCAATGCCAAAGAAGTGGTACACGTAGCGAGCGTTCATCAATACATCACCGCTGAAAAGACCTTTAAGCCAGTCCCTGGTTCTGGAGGAGTCTCACCTGGCCCAACCACCCTAGAAGGTGTTTATGCCTGGGGCTGGGCTCACAATATCTGGGCTGACACCCTTGGTTAA
- a CDS encoding CoA ester lyase → MNPLDTPLGFSCDFLFVPGTRPERFIKALDSGAHGVILDLEDAVAEEDKETARNAIRTAWPQFSAEQKKRLVIRTNSPGTKFYSADLILAQELQVACLLIPKSESVDQINGAALVLPNTAIIPMIETAIGLDRLQEISTANQVLRLALGNLDLQADLGMICDPQETELQTARYQIVLASRLAQIAPPIDGVTPSTDDLPRITDDAERAKRMGFGAKLCIHPKQVAIVQTAFMPTEEEIRWAQRVIEADHASKGGAVKLDGRMIDRPVVLLAQRTLALAGKH, encoded by the coding sequence ATGAATCCACTTGATACCCCGCTAGGCTTTAGCTGTGACTTTTTATTTGTGCCAGGCACTCGCCCCGAGCGCTTTATCAAAGCCCTGGATAGCGGTGCTCATGGGGTTATCTTGGATCTAGAAGATGCTGTAGCAGAAGAAGATAAAGAGACGGCTCGTAATGCAATCCGCACTGCTTGGCCGCAGTTTTCAGCTGAACAAAAGAAGCGTCTTGTGATTCGCACCAACTCTCCGGGAACCAAGTTTTATTCCGCTGATTTGATTCTGGCCCAAGAATTACAAGTAGCCTGCTTACTGATTCCCAAGAGCGAGTCCGTTGATCAAATCAACGGTGCAGCCCTAGTACTACCGAACACCGCCATCATTCCCATGATTGAAACAGCGATTGGCTTAGACCGACTCCAAGAAATATCCACCGCCAATCAAGTGCTCCGTCTTGCCCTAGGCAATCTTGATTTACAGGCTGACTTGGGCATGATCTGTGATCCCCAAGAAACCGAACTGCAAACGGCTCGCTATCAAATCGTTTTAGCTTCCCGCTTGGCCCAAATTGCCCCTCCAATTGATGGGGTGACACCCTCAACCGATGATCTACCTCGTATCACTGACGATGCTGAAAGAGCGAAACGCATGGGCTTTGGCGCAAAACTGTGTATCCATCCTAAGCAAGTGGCTATTGTTCAGACTGCGTTTATGCCCACTGAAGAAGAAATTCGATGGGCCCAGAGAGTGATCGAAGCAGATCATGCCTCAAAAGGGGGTGCTGTAAAGCTGGATGGCAGAATGATTGATCGCCCAGTGGTCCTATTGGCCCAAAGAACGCTGGCGCTTGCTGGTAAACACTAA
- a CDS encoding glycosyltransferase family 39 protein has product MRGSFPLRYALLTLVLVVITYLYGLDSRFAPKNGDEYPYMHIVRMTADTGHWLPLQSQMDGIKNTKPPLIFWQGIVSTSWASQWSLENLRLPSVLYTGLTAFFLFLAVRRFTGNTQTGFLAAFVWLSFFATYRYGRPFLTDSPEVLWLSLPFLALLYWGKSAFESKLLFPLLAGLSFGLALFAKSFAYIVPASLALGLYYWYWRKWNISQTLIRDLYKLILIGLLALGVFGLWFALDPQPDAVWKEFVLGENAGKFAARSSNYLLDLVRGGDSIWMLIVTTIANAGLFTFVLLSTLIQCWRERRLLSTEEILLFLLIATFLLVFSLPSQRSGRYLLPVMPAFAVLIALRWEHLPLWGFRISLVLQGMVLATLFWLGFHLQGSHFAGSSESWMYHPLHWLLMGTSFIIVLLGLIKRGQCKTLALIGCFFIYCALTSSLSPLEGHLGRFSAATIAQVNGKDVWIPCDYRAKDEEYRLLLPGAQLHGYLAKEAGNVEGLIKTYPLVVVQSPLGLAPSICSSCQIIGQRMEMRARHSDEEIKAMLLGKVGEHLFVTEYLIATPVSNAELLNVKDVCR; this is encoded by the coding sequence ATGCGTGGTTCCTTTCCCCTTCGATATGCACTCCTTACCCTCGTTTTAGTGGTAATTACCTATCTTTATGGCTTGGACAGTCGCTTTGCCCCTAAAAATGGGGACGAGTATCCCTATATGCATATTGTTCGGATGACAGCTGATACTGGTCATTGGTTGCCACTCCAATCTCAAATGGACGGGATTAAAAATACCAAGCCCCCATTGATTTTTTGGCAAGGCATTGTGAGTACCAGTTGGGCAAGTCAATGGAGTCTCGAAAACTTACGTTTGCCTAGCGTTCTCTATACAGGGCTCACTGCTTTTTTTCTCTTTTTAGCAGTACGTCGATTTACCGGTAATACCCAAACTGGATTCTTGGCAGCCTTCGTTTGGTTATCTTTTTTTGCAACTTATCGTTATGGGCGCCCATTTCTCACGGACTCTCCAGAAGTGCTGTGGCTAAGCTTGCCATTCTTGGCGCTTTTATATTGGGGGAAGAGCGCCTTTGAGTCCAAACTCTTATTCCCACTATTGGCAGGCCTGAGTTTTGGTTTAGCACTCTTTGCAAAATCATTTGCGTATATTGTTCCTGCTTCCTTAGCGCTCGGCTTGTATTACTGGTACTGGCGAAAATGGAATATTTCTCAAACACTCATTCGAGATCTCTATAAATTAATCCTCATTGGCCTGTTGGCCTTGGGCGTTTTCGGTTTATGGTTTGCTCTTGATCCTCAGCCAGATGCAGTTTGGAAAGAATTTGTGCTGGGTGAGAATGCCGGTAAGTTTGCCGCACGTAGCTCTAACTACTTGCTAGATTTGGTTCGCGGTGGCGATAGCATCTGGATGTTAATCGTCACGACGATCGCTAATGCTGGCTTATTTACATTTGTACTTCTATCTACATTAATTCAATGTTGGCGTGAACGTCGTCTTTTGTCGACAGAAGAAATTTTATTGTTCTTGCTAATTGCTACATTCTTGCTGGTGTTCAGCTTACCAAGTCAACGCTCTGGTCGTTATCTCTTGCCCGTGATGCCTGCTTTTGCAGTACTGATTGCTTTGCGCTGGGAACATTTGCCTTTATGGGGCTTTCGCATTAGCTTGGTATTGCAGGGTATGGTGCTAGCGACTTTGTTCTGGCTTGGGTTCCATTTACAAGGCTCTCACTTTGCTGGTAGTTCAGAGTCGTGGATGTATCATCCGCTGCACTGGCTATTGATGGGCACCTCTTTCATCATTGTTTTACTTGGCCTGATCAAGAGAGGTCAATGTAAGACTTTGGCACTCATCGGATGCTTTTTCATTTACTGTGCACTTACGAGTAGTCTTAGTCCATTAGAGGGGCATTTGGGTCGCTTTTCTGCAGCGACGATTGCACAAGTCAATGGTAAAGATGTTTGGATTCCCTGTGACTATCGGGCAAAGGATGAGGAATATCGCTTGCTATTACCGGGTGCTCAATTGCATGGTTATCTTGCGAAAGAGGCAGGTAATGTTGAGGGTCTTATCAAAACCTATCCTTTAGTTGTGGTGCAGTCTCCATTGGGCCTTGCGCCTAGCATTTGTAGCTCATGTCAGATCATTGGCCAAAGAATGGAAATGAGGGCGCGTCACTCTGATGAAGAGATTAAAGCCATGTTACTTGGCAAGGTTGGCGAACATCTTTTTGTTACTGAGTACTTAATAGCAACCCCGGTCTCTAATGCAGAGTTGTTGAATGTAAAGGATGTTTGTAGATGA
- a CDS encoding tripartite tricarboxylate transporter substrate binding protein BugD produces the protein MKLRKSLFTGFCAMAASALLAGNALSADVYPNKPITLVVPFSAGGPTDAVARLIAVPMGKELGQTVIVENTVGAGGTIAATRVARSAPDGYTVFIHHMGMATAPALYKKLNFDPMKDFEYIGQVVDVPMVLLGRKNFPPNNFKELEAYIKANKDKVTLANAGPGAVSQLCGLLFMSREGVELTTVPYKGTGPALTDLLGGQVDLLCDQTTQTVPYIKDGLVKAYGVTTPKRLPALSNIPTLDEQGLKGFEVKVWHGMYVSKGTPPAVVNKINKALNVALNDPEVKARLAESNIEIVSPAKRTPKGLQDHLDAEINKWGPVIRKAGAYAD, from the coding sequence ATGAAATTACGTAAATCACTTTTCACTGGTTTCTGCGCAATGGCTGCTTCAGCACTACTCGCTGGCAATGCATTGAGTGCAGATGTTTACCCAAATAAACCGATTACGCTTGTTGTACCCTTTTCTGCTGGTGGTCCAACTGACGCCGTTGCGCGTCTGATTGCCGTACCAATGGGCAAAGAATTGGGACAAACGGTCATTGTTGAAAATACCGTTGGTGCTGGCGGCACGATTGCTGCAACCCGGGTGGCACGTTCTGCTCCAGATGGTTACACCGTGTTTATTCACCACATGGGTATGGCAACCGCACCAGCTTTGTACAAAAAATTAAACTTTGATCCAATGAAGGATTTTGAATACATCGGCCAAGTAGTAGATGTACCCATGGTGCTCTTAGGTCGTAAGAATTTCCCACCGAATAACTTTAAAGAGTTAGAGGCTTACATTAAGGCTAATAAAGATAAAGTCACTTTGGCAAATGCCGGTCCTGGTGCAGTGTCTCAGTTATGCGGCCTCTTATTCATGTCACGTGAAGGTGTTGAATTAACCACCGTACCTTACAAGGGAACTGGTCCTGCTCTAACAGATTTACTGGGTGGGCAAGTAGACCTCCTTTGTGATCAGACTACACAGACTGTTCCTTACATTAAAGATGGCTTGGTTAAAGCTTATGGTGTGACAACACCAAAGCGTCTGCCAGCTCTGTCGAACATCCCTACTTTGGATGAACAGGGCCTTAAAGGGTTCGAAGTAAAAGTTTGGCATGGTATGTATGTCTCCAAGGGCACGCCTCCTGCGGTTGTTAATAAGATTAACAAGGCACTGAACGTTGCTCTGAACGATCCAGAAGTCAAAGCCCGCTTAGCGGAGTCCAACATTGAAATCGTTTCACCAGCAAAGAGAACTCCAAAAGGATTGCAAGATCATCTCGATGCTGAAATCAATAAATGGGGTCCTGTGATTCGTAAGGCTGGAGCTTACGCAGACTAA
- a CDS encoding c-type cytochrome, which translates to MQAKQIKSALLMGALVHFYALTGISHAQSADATKLYHRGLAATCANCHGTDGKGVVDGGMPLINQLSSEQMLTQLKAFKSGAREGTIMPQLAKGYSDEQLEIIAIQLGKK; encoded by the coding sequence ATGCAAGCGAAACAAATAAAGTCTGCCCTATTGATGGGCGCCCTTGTTCACTTTTATGCATTGACTGGTATCAGCCATGCACAAAGTGCCGACGCTACTAAGTTATATCACCGTGGATTAGCTGCGACTTGCGCTAACTGCCATGGAACTGATGGTAAGGGTGTGGTTGATGGTGGCATGCCACTCATCAATCAATTGAGCAGCGAGCAAATGCTGACCCAACTCAAGGCATTTAAATCTGGAGCGCGTGAAGGCACCATCATGCCGCAGTTAGCCAAAGGCTACTCTGACGAGCAACTCGAAATCATCGCCATTCAACTCGGCAAGAAATAA